TCACCAAGAGAGAAAGGATGGGATAAAGGATGGCAGAAGAACTCAGCGTGGGAATAGATCTGGGGACGACCTACTCCTGCATCGCCTTCATCGACGAGAACGGCGATGCGGTGGTGGACAAGAACTACGAGCAGGAGGACACCACACCCTCGGTGATCCTGTTCAACGAGAACGGGGAATCCATCGTGGGGAGCCCCGCGAAGGACATGGTGCTGATGTATCCTCCGGACAGAATCATCAGAGGGGTCAAGAGGAGGATGGGTACCGACTACACCGTGACCATCGACGACGTGGTGTACAACCCGGTCACCCTCTCGGGTATGATACTCAGGAAGATGATCACCGACTTCAACGAGAACCACGGGGTGGAGCTCAAGAAAGCGGTCATCACATGTCCCGCGTACTTCGGGCAGAAGGAGAGGGACGCCACCAAGGACGCCGGCAAGGTCGCGGGACTCGACGAGGTCACCATCATAAACGAGCCCACCGCCGCAGCAATCTCCTTCGGGTACGGCAACACCGAGACCAGGAAGAGGATCTTCGTCTACGACCTGGGAGGAGGCACCTTCGACGTCACCATCCTCGAGATCGAGGGCAAGGGGTTCACCGCGGTCACCACCGACGGCGAGAGGGAGCTAGGAGGTCTGAACTGGGACGAGGCCCTCACCGGGATCATCATCAGGAAGATCGCCGAGCAGACCGGCATGGACGATTCGGAGATCGACGCCGACGACGAGGTCAGGTCCTCCCTCTCCATCGACTCCGAGAACATCAAGAAGAGGCTGTCCCCCGCCGAGTCCACCAAGGGCACCATCACCATCGGCGGCAAGAAGATCGTCTACAAGGTCACCCGCGACGAGTTCGAGGACGCCACCCGCCCGCTCATCGAGAGGACAATGGACATCGTTCAGCGCGCCCTCGACGTGAAGGGATTCACCCCCAGGGACATCGACGCGTTCCTGCTGGTGGGAGGGTCCTCCAAGATGCCCATGGTCTCCGATTCCATGATCGCCCGCTTCCCCGACGCGAAAATCCAGGTCTTCGACCCCAACCAGTCCGTCGCCAAAGGGGCGGCGATCTTCGCGAGGTCCAACAATGCCATGAAGGAGGTCATCAGCAAGCTGCCGGAGACCGCCAAGAAGGACGCGGACCCCGCCGAGGGTCCCTTGGACGTGTACGTCGTCGACAACGGCGATATCCGGGTCCAGGTTCCCGACGTCGTCCCCGAGGAGAGCATCGTCGTGCACAACGTGCTCAGCAAGTCCTTCGGAATCAAGGTCACCGACGAGAGCGGGAGGGAGTACATCTCCAACATCATCTTCCGCAACAAGACCCTGCCCATCACCCGCACCAAGCAGTACAGCCCCATGGTGGACGGCCAGATCTCCATCAAGGTGGAGATCTACGAGAACAACGCCCAGGACGACGAGGACGGCCTGAGGTCGGACGTCGCCGCCTCCAACCCCGTCGGCGAGTTCGAGATGGAGCTCCCCGAGATGGTGACCAAGGACACCCCCGTATCCGTCAGGTTCATCGCCTCGGACGAGGGCATCCTCAGCGCCACCGCCGAGTGCATGAACCAGCGCAAGGACTACCGCATCCAGAACAACATCGCCATGGATGCCGATGCGATAGCCAAGTGCAAGGGCCTGATGGAGAAGGTCTCCCGTTCCTGAAACCTTTAACCGCGGGGGTCTCCGGGCCTCCGCGGACCTTCTGAAAAACAAAAGTGCCAGACGTCAGTCCTTCTTCTCGAGTTCGCTGTGGGACAGGGTCTCCATCAGCACCTCGCGCTCCCTCTTGGAGATGTCGCGGTACCTTCCGGGTTTGAGGTTCCCGAGCTCGATGTTCATGACGCGGACGCGGACCAGTTTCTTCACCCCGTAACCGAAGTGCTCGCACATCCTGCGGATCTGGCGGTTGAGTCCCTGCTTGAGGACGATCCTGAAGGTGAAGAGGTCGACCATCTCGGTCCTGCACTTCCTGGTGACCACACCGTCCTCGATCTCCACGCCCTTCTCCATCCCCCTGAGGAACGACTCGTCGATCTCCCTGTCGACGGTCACGACATACTCCTTCTCGTGGCCGTAGCGGGACCTCATGATCTTGTTGGCGAGGTCGCCGTCGTTGGTCAGGAGAAGTAAGCCCTCCGAGTCCTTGTCGAGCCTGCCGATGGTGAAGATGCGACGGGGGTATCCGATGTAGTCGATGACGTTGGTGCCGTCCCCCTTGTCGGAGGTGCAGGTGAGTCCCCGGGGCTTGTTGAAGACGAGGATGACGGATCCCGAATCGTCCCTGGTGATCACCCTGCCGTCGACGCGGACCTCGTCATCAGAGGTTATCCTGTCCCCAAGGACGCCCTTCCTTCCGTTGACGGTGACCCTCCCCTCCTCGATCATCCTGTCGGCCGCCCTGCGCGATGCCACGCCTGCCTCCGCGATGAACTTGTTGAGACGAACCCCGTCCTCGGCCATATTGCTCCCAACCGTCCCCTATTATTTATTGTTGCGTTCATATGGGGAAGGCATGGGAATCATCTTCGGGAGAACCAGGGACGGGGGGCCCGTCCTGCGCGAGCAGGTCGCGGGATACAATTGGGACTGCGAGGACCCGTTCTACCTCGTCACCCATCACTTCGACAACTATCCCTCGGGCAACGTCCAGCAGGCCCCTCCTCTCCCGGAGATCCAGAGGAGGACCCTCGG
This is a stretch of genomic DNA from Thermoplasmatales archaeon BRNA1. It encodes these proteins:
- a CDS encoding ribosomal large subunit pseudouridine synthase F, whose amino-acid sequence is MAEDGVRLNKFIAEAGVASRRAADRMIEEGRVTVNGRKGVLGDRITSDDEVRVDGRVITRDDSGSVILVFNKPRGLTCTSDKGDGTNVIDYIGYPRRIFTIGRLDKDSEGLLLLTNDGDLANKIMRSRYGHEKEYVVTVDREIDESFLRGMEKGVEIEDGVVTRKCRTEMVDLFTFRIVLKQGLNRQIRRMCEHFGYGVKKLVRVRVMNIELGNLKPGRYRDISKREREVLMETLSHSELEKKD
- a CDS encoding Molecular chaperone — translated: MAEELSVGIDLGTTYSCIAFIDENGDAVVDKNYEQEDTTPSVILFNENGESIVGSPAKDMVLMYPPDRIIRGVKRRMGTDYTVTIDDVVYNPVTLSGMILRKMITDFNENHGVELKKAVITCPAYFGQKERDATKDAGKVAGLDEVTIINEPTAAAISFGYGNTETRKRIFVYDLGGGTFDVTILEIEGKGFTAVTTDGERELGGLNWDEALTGIIIRKIAEQTGMDDSEIDADDEVRSSLSIDSENIKKRLSPAESTKGTITIGGKKIVYKVTRDEFEDATRPLIERTMDIVQRALDVKGFTPRDIDAFLLVGGSSKMPMVSDSMIARFPDAKIQVFDPNQSVAKGAAIFARSNNAMKEVISKLPETAKKDADPAEGPLDVYVVDNGDIRVQVPDVVPEESIVVHNVLSKSFGIKVTDESGREYISNIIFRNKTLPITRTKQYSPMVDGQISIKVEIYENNAQDDEDGLRSDVAASNPVGEFEMELPEMVTKDTPVSVRFIASDEGILSATAECMNQRKDYRIQNNIAMDADAIAKCKGLMEKVSRS